The following is a genomic window from Plectropomus leopardus isolate mb chromosome 3, YSFRI_Pleo_2.0, whole genome shotgun sequence.
ttctgctgcatcttttttcattttttttactgtccatTATGAGTCTAACAATATTACAGAAGTGCAGACGTAGATCAGTGGAGTACTCTTCGCAATACTGCATATCTGATCAAACCCTAATCAGCAAAGTAGGAGCAGTTGTTTCAATCACTCACCAAAGGTTGGGTTAATATTTTCACTGATATGACTGTTTGATGTTGTTGGTTAGAGGTGtgtaaaaaagcacaaaatgagtCAACGTTCAAACCCACAAACAGCAGTTCCGGGTAAATGTTCACACAGCACACAGTAAGGAAGTGACTAAACATAAAGTTTCTGCAATACTCACTAAATGCTGACAAAGGAAAACTCTGACCATGACCATGACCATTCCAACAAACATGTTCATGACTCGTACATGATGACTCTCTATGAAATTAGAAAGACCTTGAGAGAtttatcacacatttttttgatagcttcatacacatttttccataaGTTTGTAATGCTACAGACGTATATATGTTCCGACAATTCATAGTATCCCAACGTTCAAAGAAGGAGAAGTCAGAAATACATAAAGATAAAGAGCTGTTAAGAACCAGTTTCCAATAACTTAAAGTTTAGCAACAGCCACAACACTGCTGAGACAACTAGTATTGTTTAACCtcgtgagtttgtgtgtgtcattaaGTGAAAATGTGGTCCTGGTGATGCCAAGTATAGCTGAGACTACCACGGATGccattttaagtattttgtcaGGTATCTCTCTGTCAACAAGATAGTGGTCAAACCATGCAGGACTTAGTCATGACACATACCAGGTTTGGAGTTAAAGGCCCAGATACACCAAATGGATATCCAGCAAGTTCCTACGATGAAAGCTTACTGCTAAGGCAcctcggccaaaaagttgcaaataaacacaccacaaagactgcAATCAATGACCAAGCAGCACGTACATTCTGCGCCTGCGTGAAAGAAAATAACTCTTCATACCAGTATACGGCATTAGTCTTTAATTGTCATGTAAAAATGGAAACCATAAGACTGTCATGACGCTAGTTAAGCCAATTAGTACCTTAACGATGCAATCCAATGTTGTAAAAGTTTAAGTTTGTTTGGATCTCACTTCCTCTTGACTTAAAcatgcaaaagcaaaaaatatgcAGACAAAGGCCAGTGAGGGCTAATGGTGCAAGTCCCACCACAGCGAGTAAGGCGACTGATCATCACCAAGATGAacttgaacatccatcgccatgcttacTCAGTgaaaacgcagtcatctcgcaattgtgttttatcaacatttcaaaaatactgcttaatttttgtgcaaatctgtaatggaaacctgtcttGTAAGTGTGACAGACTGGCCACCAGTCTGCATGCCGTCTTAGTGCATTCAGCCCCCCTGCAACTCTAATCAGGAGACACAAATATAAAGAGTAGTGCAGTGAACATCACTAGGCAAACATTAAAATCCTGTGACTGACTTGAGGGCACAAGCTTGTTTACAGCCACTGTAGTAGAAGTCTACACAGCCAGCTCCACCTAtcagttaaaacacacacacacacacacacacatacgtggTTAAGACTACGCACTTTGTGGTAACAGTTGTGTTTGAAGTTATATTTTCAGAGTAAGGGCGTATCCAGCAGTCGTGTGGGTGTTGTTAACACCTCTGGTTGCAGTTTGTTGTGACAcgaattctgtttttctttattcccCAGTTAATTTACAATAACAGGCTCGCTTCATTATATTTAGATAGAGGGGCGTCTTTCCTTTATCACAGTGCTTACTATGTTGTTTATTGATGcatgttgggatttttttacCTCTCAGGACTAAAAAGAAGAAGTTGTATTAAAATTATCTATTTTGAGGTTTCAGGGGGAAGGCCCATGTGTGATATACCAACTGTTACACTTGACCCACAATGTAGGTCAAATCTCTCACAGAagtattattttgtttctgtctttatttgtgcttgttttcatgcttctgcagagagaaaactTGCAAGCTGGAAAACTACTGAGTGAAACCACTGAAACATGTTTGTGATGGACAGAGATGGAAAATGACAGATAAAACCCACATGCAATTTTCatattactaaaataataacattttttatgagcatgaaaaactacattttcttaGAGAAACATTTGGGGCACTGGCATGATTATAGTTGTATTTTCTCAAAGGTttcttttgaccttttttcagACCGCACTAGTCTGCTTTTGAAGCATTTGATAAATGGAAATTATAGTGCTGTGATACAATTAGAGCCTACTTTGCTGAAAGCttgaaatatataatcataagtCTTTGAAAACTCCACACTGAAGGGCAAATGTATTCTGGTTTTGCTCATATTTGAAAAGTGGTTTCTTGATTTCTGGGTCTGGCATCAGTTTTGGGTGCTTGCAAGATGTCTCGTATACTGGTTCTCAGTATATTATGTGTTTATGGTTGACTTGAAAGTGGTCATGGTCTCAGTGCCACTGCCTGTCTTATTGCATGTGGTTACGGTCTGCTGGTGCATGGTTGGAGGTTTGCTGAAGTCGAGTGCGCCATGCGTGGTGACAAAAGAGCATGGAGCGAATATGTGACTGTGGCCTCTAAACCAACAGCTGTGTGATGAGACGTATGAAACTCTTTATATCCAGGGAGGGGCACATTTCCATCTGATCTGAGAgttcctgtttttctcttctaACCTACTTTCTGAAAATTATTGACAGCAAATCCctttcaacctatattcaattgaatacattacaaagacaagatatttaatgttcaaactgataaactttttgttattttgcaaatattcactcattttgaatttgatgcctgcaacaccaaaaaaaaacaccattctTGCTTGATGTGCAAGTTGCTCAACAGTCCGGGGTCTCCGTTGTCATATTTTGCGCTTCATAATGCAGCATACATTTTCAGTGGGAGACAGGTCTAGACTGTAGGTAGGCCAGTCTAGTACCTGCACTCTTTTACTATGAAGCCACGTTGTTGTAACATGCAGAACGTGGTTGgcattgtcttgctgaaataaACAGGAACGTCCCAGGAAAAGACATtgcttggatggcagcatatgttgctccaaaacctgtatgtacctttcagcattaatggtgCCTTCACAGGTGTGCAAGTTACCCATGCCATAGACACTAACACAcccccataccatcacagataCTGGCTTTTGAACTTTGCACTGATACcagtctggatggtccttttcctctttggccCGGGGGACACGACGTCCATGACTTCCaaagacaatttgaaatgtggactcgtcAGACCACAGAACACTTTTCCAGCAAGTAAGTGAGATTCTTGCCACAtatcctttaaaaacattgagTCATGTTACTTTTACTATTACAAAGTAGTGGGTGGCACGTGTGTTGGTATGTAGGTTTGAGCAATGGGATCTGATGTGTTGTAGTGAAAACAGTGTGATATCCTTGGAAATCACGGTGATCTGAGGCGCAcagtagctcacctggcagGCGTCCCATTTAAAAAGATTATgtctttgctgcagcagctacagGCTTGATTCGATCCTGCggccctctgctgcatgtcatctactctctctccccttttcaaaTTGAAGATgttctgtcaaataaaggcaaaaagggaaaaaataatttgaaaaataaataaataaataaaaacatgactatCATAATGCACCAGGaaaattgtgtgaaatttttaaatatcagtttgagtaaaacatatTTCGTGAAATAGAGAGAAGatactttttggaccatttggACTTCAGACTgtgaaattttagaaatgtaggCAACTGCGAAATTCTCACAGTTGCTTTGTCTCTTCTCAAGGTGATAGAACAGGAGTGACAGCAATCTCGCTGTTGCATAtcgtgtatttgtgtgtgtgtgtgtgtgtgttgtgtgtgtgtgtgtatgttgtgctTTGGGTGTGGTGTGAATATCGTCTTTGGCTGGCTTACTTCCCCAtcaaaatgtgctgcaaattcTGTTTTCAGCGACATCTTCTCAGTCACTCAGCATCACCACCAGCAGCTGGAGTAAGTACTCTTCACTGCACAGCATTCACATCACACTACAGCAATCAAAATTAAGTGaaattatttaaaccaacatACAACAGGATAAAgttataatataatgtaaaacatatcttaatttttacacaaatttttGATTTTCCAACTCGCTTTTAGGGTACACCATGAATTATTTTATGTGTATAGTTTTACTGCTCTGATTTTATGAACCTTGGGGGGGGGTATTTCTGTAGTcatattgattaatttattttgactgaTGTCACTTgttaaaagacaacaaaatttaaaaaaaaaaagttttttctattaagcagttttttgttaTAATAGTGCATTAATTATAGTTGAACTTGGGTTTGGgcattttacaaatattttgattGATGTCACTGAACAGGTTCTGAAGGGGAAAAACTGATGATTTTTGCCACTTTGATGCTCAATTAACGATCATTATAGTGGAGTATTTCATAGCTGCATTGctgcactgatttttttaaagcattttccaGCATTCTTGTAAGAAAACAATGTGCGTTTTTCCTTCACGTGgatatttaaatgcctttgcaGCTGCTTACTCATCCTGTGTTAACCACAACTAGGTGGAGTGCTGTGGCACATGAGAGAAACATTTAAACGAGGCCTTTAAAATTGATTGAAGCACCGTAATGAGGAAGCACACAGTGCAGTCATAAGAGCAAGGGGAattgtgtcttattttatttttattattatttattctattaATGTAGAAGCCATACTGACATTTCTTTTGTCTtcccaggtgtgtgtgtgcaggcagagCTCCGGAGGTTAGAGTGTGATGATAGCCTGATTGATATCAGGAGTTTCACACTAATTCCAACGCAGCTCGTACCAGCTCGGTTCTGCCTGTTCCCACCCACAACCGTGACTTCCACCAGCCCAGCTGTTTCTAAAATGAACGTCCTCTCCtacctcacctcctcctcctcgtgcCCCCACTTGTACCACTTACCCACTTACCCCAGCAACGACACCATATCAAACGAcaccaccacaaccacagaGATCAGCCATGTGATCCTGCTGCATTACAACTACACCGGCCGCCTGCAAAACAGGACAATCTCAAACACCCAGACCAACATCAGTACCCCCACAGCCATCTTCCTCTTCATCAGTATTTTGATCATCGTGGAGAATCTCCTGGTGCTGGTGGCCGTCATTTCCCGCATCCGCTACAGTCCGCGCTGGGTCTACATCTGCATTGCCAACATCACACTCAGTGACCTCCTCACAGGTGTTGCCTACGTGGTCAACATCTTCATGTCTGGCAGTCAGACGTTCCGCCTCAGCCCTGCTCAGTGGCTCCTCAGGGAAGGGGTGCTTTTTGTGGCTCTGGCGGCATCCATATTCAGCTTGTTGCTGATTGCTGTTGAGCGTTACAGCACTATGATGAAGCCACTGTCCCAGAAGTCAGCCAGGAAGACCTACAGGATCTATGTCTCGGTGGCATTCTGCTGGATTTTGGCACTGGTGATTGGCTTACTCCCCTTGCTGGGCTGGAACTGTTTGTGCAGCCTCGACAAATGCTccaccctcctccctctctaCTCCAAGACCTACATCCTTTTCACTCTCATCAtcttcttcctcatcctctTGGCTATTGCTGCACTTTATGGTGCCATCTACTGCCACGTACACAGGAGTGCACAGCTGGGCCTCCAGCACAGTCGCAAGCGCTCTTTAGGTCTGCTTAAAACTGTGGTTTTCATAGTTAGCTTCTTTATGGTCTGCTGGGGGCCCCTGTTTGTGCTGTTACTGGTTGATTTCTTCTGTGTCCCTCGCCAGTGTGCACTGCAGTCCAAAGCTGACATTTGCATCATCCTGGCAGTTCTCAACTCGGGCCTGAACCCCATCATCTACGTCCTGGGCAGCAGTGATATGAGAAAGGCTGTCTCCGAGctactgtgctgctgctgcatgaaGGCTGGCCTCTGTCACCCAGACAGGTTTACATCAAGGGACTCCAGCAGTACTTCAGGGAGCAGGAGGGACAGTCTGAGGAacagttttaacaaaatcaGGAATCTGAGTGTGGCCTCCCCGCCATCCACTCCTAGCAAGCCTCGCAGGGCACCTAAAAAATATAGGTTGAGCTCAACCACCAGCTGCTTGTCAGTTTCAAGCAGTTAAACCACAATGTGATCCCCTCCTAACAAACAAGACCTGTGTGCACTGATACACATCTAACCGTTTCCTGAGTTTTGGTTCGAATGTTCAGTGTTTTGGCTGCAGCTACTTGCactggtgataaaaaaaaattaaaaactgtcagaaaaccTGTTGAAAATGTGAAGTAAGTTTACAGcgataagcattttttttttgcataccagacatttctttgtttgcacTGTACTTTGACCacagaatgaaaaatgtgtttttgaatgtcattttttacatatccaaacatatatatatttttaaaatgttttggggttttttgtttggttttttttttacaaaaaaatatgttttaaataatctttcTAGATGAAGGCAGATTATGTACCAGCAGTTAACATTGAAATGTATAATATGCATGAATTTCCTTGTActataatattttgttaaaaccaGATGTCTCAATTtctgatgaaaataaataaagtttattttggtGTATGCATAAGTGGAAGCTTTTTTCCAGTTAATATACtacctctgctctcctctggaGGGAGACACACCATCGAAGCCTCCAGAGGCTCCTGCAGATGGATAAGATGATTCAACACGCTTTAGATTTTCCCAATTTCAGAATATACATCACAGTAACCTCA
Proteins encoded in this region:
- the s1pr4 gene encoding sphingosine 1-phosphate receptor 4, translating into MNVLSYLTSSSSCPHLYHLPTYPSNDTISNDTTTTTEISHVILLHYNYTGRLQNRTISNTQTNISTPTAIFLFISILIIVENLLVLVAVISRIRYSPRWVYICIANITLSDLLTGVAYVVNIFMSGSQTFRLSPAQWLLREGVLFVALAASIFSLLLIAVERYSTMMKPLSQKSARKTYRIYVSVAFCWILALVIGLLPLLGWNCLCSLDKCSTLLPLYSKTYILFTLIIFFLILLAIAALYGAIYCHVHRSAQLGLQHSRKRSLGLLKTVVFIVSFFMVCWGPLFVLLLVDFFCVPRQCALQSKADICIILAVLNSGLNPIIYVLGSSDMRKAVSELLCCCCMKAGLCHPDRFTSRDSSSTSGSRRDSLRNSFNKIRNLSVASPPSTPSKPRRAPKKYRLSSTTSCLSVSSS